The following are from one region of the Canis lupus dingo isolate Sandy chromosome 19, ASM325472v2, whole genome shotgun sequence genome:
- the IL2 gene encoding interleukin-2, producing MYKMQLLSCIALTLVLVANSAPITSSSTKETEQQMEQLLLDLQLLLNGVNNYENPQLSRMLTFKFYTPKKATEFTHLQCLAEELKNLEEVLGLPQSKNVHLTDTKELISNMNVTLLKLKGSETSYNCEYDDETATITEFLNKWITFCQSIFSTLT from the exons ATGTACAAAATGCAACTCTTGTCTTGCATCGCACTGACGCTTGTACTTGTCGCAAACAGTGCACCTATTACTTCAAGCTCTACAAAGGAAACAGAGCAACAGATGGAGCAATTACTGCTGGATTTACAGTTGCTTTTGAATGGAGTTAAT AATTATGAGAACCCCCAACTCTCCAGGATGCTCACATTTAAGTTTTACACGCCCAAGAAG GCCACAGAATTTACACACCTTCAATGTCTAGCAGAAGAACTCAAAAACCTGGAGGAAGTGCTAGGTTTACCTCAAAGCAAAAACGTTCACTTGACAGACACCAAGGAATTAATCAGCAATATGAATGTAACACTTCTGAAACTAAAG ggaTCTGAAACAAGTTACAACTGTGAATATGATGACGAGACAGCAACCATTACAGAATTTCTGAACAAATGGATTACCTTTTGTCAAAGCATCTTCTCAACACTGACTTGA